In Paraburkholderia aromaticivorans, a single window of DNA contains:
- a CDS encoding ATPase, T2SS/T4P/T4SS family: MGILESLTVKKLVPTREGGAAVPAREASPASTTDGAERPVLQSGVIPPRQGGTVPARQVEVEKVHRIPLAPALLQEHVIYPETTGAPFADVAVTIGVLTPERASELQRLQVATGMTSTMIAREMMSIAQEEIDAVLQFRACTIYVDARHVGQSAYQTWRDDIRRLDHSVRFEEVDARVIEEMRATKTSMQVAEASKGQGNLNNVKQILSYCATIGGSDLHVLQREDHTEMQIRVKGDLKTMKRAILNPAEGEAFVRSMYTGLATVKEATYNPLSFQDAQIKGDSMPGTMLSSIRIIRGPMFPVETGGGFTVARLQYLAAKKYDSTQIQVASERLGLVEPAKPDGDFRLGKMGFTPRQVEMLERLIRRSMGIIVVTGPTGSGKTTTLYELTKQQARLFPHTRLVTIENPPEYPMPWAIQLACKSEEFPQMVRYSLRMDPNAILLGEVRGVDEALAALQAAMTGHLVLTTLHVTDPFETFSRLELLDNVRLSRQVACNHKQVIGLISQRRVPILCDKCSHAGAEAFETYPGYLQRALRSWANARPYGLEKVKVRGQGCRECNFLGIIREQAVAEVVVTDEHLMLDCIDNGVLKAGRNHRKRPGSDKSMIEHAMDLVLEGLLDPSDAEHEVDEIPVWEG; the protein is encoded by the coding sequence ATGGGCATTCTTGAGAGCCTCACGGTCAAAAAACTGGTGCCGACGCGCGAGGGCGGCGCTGCGGTGCCAGCTCGCGAGGCGTCACCAGCGTCCACCACCGATGGCGCCGAACGCCCGGTCCTGCAAAGTGGCGTAATTCCGCCTAGACAGGGCGGGACGGTACCCGCGCGTCAGGTGGAGGTCGAGAAGGTTCACAGGATTCCTCTGGCGCCGGCATTGCTGCAGGAACACGTCATTTATCCCGAGACGACGGGCGCACCCTTTGCTGACGTCGCCGTGACGATCGGCGTGCTGACGCCCGAGCGGGCGAGCGAGTTGCAGCGCCTGCAAGTTGCCACGGGCATGACGTCAACGATGATTGCCCGCGAGATGATGAGCATCGCTCAGGAAGAGATTGATGCGGTGCTGCAGTTTCGGGCTTGCACGATCTACGTCGATGCGCGTCACGTCGGACAGAGCGCCTACCAGACCTGGCGGGACGATATTCGCCGGCTCGACCATAGCGTGCGTTTCGAGGAAGTCGATGCCCGTGTGATTGAGGAAATGCGGGCGACGAAGACCTCGATGCAGGTCGCGGAAGCGTCGAAAGGACAGGGCAACCTCAACAACGTAAAGCAGATTCTCTCGTATTGCGCGACGATCGGCGGCAGTGACCTGCATGTGCTCCAGCGGGAAGACCATACGGAGATGCAGATACGGGTGAAGGGCGACCTGAAAACCATGAAGCGCGCGATCCTGAACCCCGCCGAGGGCGAGGCTTTCGTGCGCTCGATGTACACCGGCCTCGCAACCGTCAAGGAAGCGACTTACAACCCGCTCAGTTTTCAGGATGCCCAGATCAAGGGTGATTCCATGCCCGGCACGATGTTGTCGAGCATCCGGATCATCCGCGGCCCCATGTTCCCCGTGGAGACGGGCGGGGGGTTCACCGTCGCCCGTCTTCAATATCTCGCGGCGAAGAAGTACGACAGCACCCAGATCCAGGTTGCCTCGGAACGCCTCGGGTTAGTCGAGCCAGCGAAGCCGGATGGCGATTTTCGACTCGGCAAGATGGGATTCACCCCGCGGCAGGTCGAAATGCTCGAACGTCTGATCCGGCGTTCCATGGGCATCATCGTGGTGACCGGGCCGACCGGCTCGGGCAAAACGACGACGCTGTACGAGCTCACGAAGCAGCAGGCGCGGCTGTTCCCGCATACGCGGCTGGTGACAATCGAGAACCCCCCTGAGTATCCGATGCCGTGGGCGATCCAGCTTGCGTGCAAAAGCGAAGAGTTTCCGCAAATGGTGCGGTACTCGCTCCGGATGGACCCTAACGCGATTCTGCTGGGCGAGGTCCGCGGTGTGGACGAAGCGCTCGCCGCTCTCCAGGCCGCAATGACCGGACACCTGGTGCTGACGACGCTGCACGTGACCGACCCGTTCGAAACATTTTCCAGGCTGGAACTGCTAGACAACGTACGCCTCTCGCGCCAGGTGGCCTGTAACCACAAACAGGTCATCGGACTGATCTCGCAGCGGCGTGTTCCGATTCTTTGCGACAAGTGTAGTCACGCGGGCGCGGAGGCGTTCGAGACGTATCCGGGCTACCTGCAACGTGCCCTGCGCTCGTGGGCGAATGCTCGTCCCTATGGGCTGGAGAAGGTGAAGGTACGCGGGCAAGGATGCCGCGAATGCAATTTCCTCGGAATCATCCGGGAGCAGGCGGTGGCCGAGGTTGTCGTCACCGATGAGCACCTGATGCTGGACTGCATTGACAACG
- the pilO2 gene encoding type 4b pilus protein PilO2 yields the protein MAHVLTLPGVKGLFAVGMSWRHEETVPRAKALRELAASMGKWGTVYTASGGGVQVGFCDPIEGLKNPGKARSLAAAVAEEFTQPWRGIFELGHGLYWYVAVRDGQEILNDGDVVGTEDDMARVWAEHDRLPEWKTEITDKPIDIIADAVRSKSKVPRLRDLSYDPAMLYIVAGAAGLLGLAVAGVGMYIHHRHQEEIMQQQSLAARAAALSAKAAADAKLAIMPWASLPLTNDVFSACQTQWAQQALSIKGWVLNTWTCRADAAGITIATKWTRNGGVASDAPGRLDDGGEFSTHETVMAQTFGGLNQDALTGEAAPRAMYTLVQTYGIKMQLVKPVEMVAKETPDVPNAAPPPPWLSYPMTMELHAPPWVEIGAAQFDHVTGLRISSIGYDSDKRVWTTMGTLYGIRDTTVALGAATAAAAAVAASGAVPTMIASPGPAATPVLASAPVAVPAAVPPVPSSSVVSGPVTPASTPAVAVTRPAAGQPKATDTSLTMVGPAPKPAAVAPLTSAASPAAAPSTTAGNAQGGMGALALVQAHHNANQGPGAAVAGSPSTQAVRPSLSAIPPGVGN from the coding sequence ATGGCTCATGTCCTGACACTCCCTGGCGTCAAAGGTCTGTTCGCAGTCGGCATGTCCTGGCGCCATGAAGAAACCGTGCCCAGGGCAAAGGCCTTGCGTGAACTCGCAGCCAGTATGGGCAAGTGGGGCACGGTCTATACGGCGAGCGGCGGTGGGGTGCAGGTCGGCTTCTGTGACCCGATCGAGGGGCTGAAGAACCCGGGCAAGGCGCGCTCGCTGGCGGCGGCTGTCGCGGAGGAATTTACCCAGCCGTGGCGCGGTATCTTCGAACTGGGCCACGGTCTCTACTGGTATGTCGCGGTTCGGGACGGCCAGGAAATTCTGAACGATGGCGATGTCGTCGGTACCGAGGATGACATGGCTCGCGTTTGGGCAGAGCATGACCGATTGCCCGAGTGGAAGACCGAGATCACGGACAAGCCGATCGACATCATCGCAGATGCGGTCAGGTCCAAGAGCAAGGTGCCACGCCTGCGAGATCTCAGTTATGACCCGGCGATGCTCTATATCGTAGCGGGCGCGGCCGGTCTGCTGGGGCTGGCTGTTGCGGGCGTGGGGATGTACATCCACCACAGACATCAGGAAGAGATCATGCAGCAGCAGTCGCTTGCCGCGCGCGCTGCAGCGCTATCGGCCAAAGCTGCGGCCGATGCAAAGTTGGCGATCATGCCCTGGGCGTCTTTGCCGCTGACGAACGACGTGTTCAGCGCGTGTCAGACCCAGTGGGCTCAGCAGGCCCTGTCGATCAAAGGCTGGGTGCTTAACACCTGGACGTGTCGTGCTGACGCCGCTGGCATCACGATCGCGACGAAGTGGACGCGCAACGGAGGTGTCGCCAGTGACGCGCCGGGCAGGCTGGACGATGGCGGCGAGTTCTCTACACACGAGACCGTGATGGCGCAGACGTTTGGCGGCCTTAACCAGGACGCCCTGACGGGCGAGGCAGCACCGCGGGCAATGTACACGCTGGTGCAGACGTATGGCATCAAGATGCAGCTGGTAAAGCCAGTGGAGATGGTTGCGAAGGAAACCCCGGATGTGCCGAACGCGGCTCCGCCCCCGCCCTGGCTGTCGTACCCGATGACGATGGAGCTTCATGCACCCCCGTGGGTCGAGATCGGGGCCGCGCAGTTCGATCATGTGACCGGCCTGCGTATCTCGAGTATCGGATACGACAGCGACAAGCGGGTGTGGACCACGATGGGCACGTTGTACGGTATTCGCGATACGACGGTTGCGTTAGGGGCTGCGACTGCGGCTGCAGCTGCGGTTGCGGCTTCCGGCGCGGTTCCGACGATGATCGCATCGCCCGGGCCGGCTGCAACGCCGGTTCTGGCGTCGGCTCCAGTCGCGGTTCCTGCGGCGGTTCCTCCGGTGCCTTCATCGTCGGTCGTCAGCGGGCCGGTTACCCCGGCAAGTACGCCTGCCGTCGCGGTAACCCGGCCAGCAGCAGGTCAGCCGAAGGCGACCGACACGAGCCTGACGATGGTTGGGCCGGCGCCAAAACCGGCGGCGGTCGCACCGCTGACGTCGGCAGCCTCGCCGGCTGCTGCCCCGTCCACCACCGCCGGTAACGCGCAGGGTGGCATGGGAGCGCTTGCGCTTGTACAGGCGCATCACAACGCGAACCAGGGCCCGGGCGCGGCTGTCGCGGGTTCACCATCGACGCAGGCGGTGAGACCGAGCCTGTCGGCTATCCCGCCTGGTGTCGGGAATTGA